The genomic window TCCCGGCGGTGTGGCGGATGTTCGGTGTGAGCGGGCCTATGGCAGCAGTGCTGGGTACGAGCGCGCTGTGCCTGGGAGTCCCCGTCGCCTTCGTCTTCGCGGGCGCCGCGCTAATCTACTTTTACCTTTCCGGCACGGCGCCGCTCGTGGCGGCACCGCTGGCGATGCACAGCGGTGTGGGGAATTTTGTCCTCATCGCGTTGCCGTGCTTTTTTCTTCTCGCGTATCTGATGGATGAAGCGCAGCTGGCGGCGCGGCTTGCGAGCGTGGTCAGCGCGCTCCTGGGCGTGGTGCGACACAGTGCGATGTACGCTATCATCGCGACGATGTACGTGTTCTCCGGACTGTCCGGCTCGAAGAGTGCGGATATCGCGGCGGTCGGTCGTGCACTGCTGGCCATCTGCGACGAACGCGGATATCGACGGGCAGACAGCGCGGCCGTGCTGGCGGCCTCGGCCGCGATGGGCGAGACGATTCCTCCGAGCATCGCCCTGCTTGTCCTCGGATCGATCACAACCCTCTCGGTTGGCGCGCTGTTCCTGGGCGGGTTGCTGCCGGCCGCGGTCATGGCGGCGGCCTTGGCGCTCGTCGTTTCACTCCGTCCGGCTCCTGCGGGCAAACCGTCCGTGATCACGGACCGGACGCCCCTCGCCTGGTGGCGGGGGGTGGCCGGCGTACTCCCCATCGTGGCGGGCATCGCGTTTCTCGTCGGAAGCATCGTCACCGGCATGAGCACACCCACCGAAGCGTCGGCGCTGGTGGTGTTGTTCATGGTGGTCCTTGCAACGGCCGCCTATCGCAGTTTGAACTGGCGCGCCGCGACGCGTGCGTTGGTCACGACGAGTTCTTTGTGCGGAGCGATCCTTCTGGTCGTGGCCGCGGCCAGCGCGGTCTCGAACGCCGTGGGATTTTCGGGTGTACTGAACACCGTGGGCGCGATCGATTTCGGACCCGACTGGCTCTTCTTTCTCGTGTCCATGGTGGTGCTGCTTGTCGCGGGAGCCGTGCTGGAGGGACTGCCGGCGCTCCTGCTGTTCGTGCCGATCTTGATGCCGATGGCGGCGAAGCTCGGCATCAACCCGCTCCAGTATGGGATCGCGGCAATCATCGCCATGGGCATCGGCGCGCACACGCCCCCTGTCGGGATCGGCTTGTACACCGCGTGCGTGGTCGGCGACACATCCGTCGAAGCGGTGGGCAAAGCGATTCTGCCATATCTGTTGGTGCTGTGCGCGGGGCTGCTGGCGGTTCTGTTGGCCCCGCAGCTCTCGCTCTTTCTTCCCACGGTGGCCGGCCTGAGGGTGCGGTAGCATGCGTGTTCCGCTGGACCGACGGACGCGCACACGGGGCGGAACGTCAAGAGATAGGAGAGGATCAGGATGAGCGTGCTTGTGACGGGCGGAACCGGAGGGATTGGCAGCGGCGTGGCGAGGTTGCTTCTCACTAGGGGGCACGAGGTCGTCGTCTACGATGTGAGCCCCCTGCGCCCCGGCAACAAAGTGCTGGACGGCTTTGGCCATCGCCTGACGGCGGAAGTCGGCAGCGTGACTGAGATGGGACGACTGATGGATGTCGTCAGGAGTCACCGCGTGACGGGGATCATCCATTTGGCCGGCATGCTGCCGCCGCACATGAATAACCTCCGGCCGATCGAGGCGCTCAGCGTGAACGTCATCGGAACAACCACGGTGCTGGAGGTAGCGCGCATCCTGGGGTTGGGCCCGGTGATCGTCGCCAGCGCCGCCGGGGTGATGGGGCGCGCGAAGGACGTCACGACGTTGCGCGCGGAGGAGGACGTGAGCCTTCCGCTCGTAGGGATCTATCCGGTGAGCAAGCTGGTCAGCGAGCAGCTCGTGTACACGTATCGGCAGCTGCACAAGCTGAATACCACGGCGGTCCGGCCTCGGAACGGCTACGGACCGGGTACGTCGTATAGAGTCCAGCCGCTGTACGACGTGGTATACGACGCGGTTGCAGGCAAGGATGTGGTGCGAAAAACAGGCGGGGCAGCGATCTTCGACTACACGTACGTCAAGGATCTCGCGACCGGCGTTGTGCAGCTCTACGAGATGAAGTCCCGGCCGCCGCACTACGTGTACAACTTGGCGCGCGGACAGGGCGTGACGATGACTCAGGTGTTCGACGCCGTCCAGAAGGTCTTCCCACATTTGCGCATCGAGGTGGGTCCGGGGCCGTGGGAGGGTGTCGTTGAAGGCGGTCGGGAGCTGGACCTGACGGTCTACCCCGCCGTGATGCCGCTTCAGGATATCTCGAGGGCGCGGGAAGACTTTGGTTTCGACCCGCACTGGGGCATCGAGCGCGGCGTCGCCGACTGGGTGCGGTGGCTACAGACCGGAGAGTACGGCGAGTACTGATCCGCGCGCGCCAGCGAGAAGAGGGTGAATCGTGGGGCGATGGATCGACATCAGCATGGCGCTCACCGACGGGCTGCGCTCCAATCACTCCAGGCCCGGGGAAGAGTTCCGAATCACGTACGACATCACACCGGCCGACGACCCGGAGAAGCGCAAGACCGTGCGCCGCATCAACACGCGCCTGCATGCGGGCACGCATATTGACTGCCCCGAACATCTCGTCGTCGGCGGGAAGCGCGTCGACCAGTTCCCGATCGAGACGTTCGTCGGACGCGCGGTGGTCGCCGAGATGCGTCACAAAGCGCCGCGCGGGGTCATCACGGCGGCAGATCTGGACGCCGCGGTGGGCCGCGCGGTGCGGGCGGGGGATATCCTCATCGTGCGGACCGGCTGGAACAGCCGATACACCGAACCCGATTTTTTCAGCGATTCGCCGTTTCTCCACCCAGACGCCGCACAGTGGTGCATTGATATGCGCGTGAAGATGGTCGTCGTCGACTGCTTGTGCGACCCGATCACGGCGGAGCTGCGGATCGGAGAACTGGACGCGTTCAAGCGGAAGGTGTTGAGTGCGGGCATCCTCGTCATGACCAACGCCGACCGCCTCGACCAGATCACGAAGAAGGAGGTTACCCTCTATGGCTTTCCTCTGCGGATCTCACCGTCGGAGGCGGCGCCGACTCGCGCCGTCGTCTGGGAGGAGTAGCGGCGCCGCCCGGCCGCCGCGGATGTCGATTCCCCCAGAGGGCACGTGCGTGCCGGGAAGGAGAGGCCGCCGATGAAACTCGCGACGTACATGCCGCGCGACGCGCAGTCGCCCAACGCTGGCATCGGCGCGGTGCTCGACGGCACGCTCATCGACCTCAACTACGCCTACGCTCGCTACCTGCGAAATGTCGACGGCGAACTGCGGGCGTACGCGCTGGCAGATGCGCGAGTCCCGCGCGATATGATCGGGTTTCTCCAGGGCGGGCAGCGGGCGATCGACGCGGTGAGGCGCACGATTCAATTCGTACGAGAGTCGCCAGCCGACGCCACGGGCATCTCGGGAGAGCGGCTCCGGTACGAGCTCCACGAGGTGAGGCTGCTGGCTCCGATCTCGCGCCCTGGAAAGATCCTAGGCGCGGGAAAGAACTATCTGGATCACGCTCAAGAGGGCGCTGCCGCGGGGCAAGCCGTCGAGATCCAGCCATTTCCGCGGGGGTTTGTGAAGGTCTCCTCGGCCGTGATCGGCCCCGACGATCCCGTTATGCTACCCCACGTGACGGCGCAGCTCGACTACGAAGTCGAGCTCGCCGTCGTGATCGGGAAGCCCGGGCGCTACATTAGCAAGGCGCGCGCCTACGACTACGTGGCTGGCTACACTATTCTCAACGACGTCAGCGCGCGCGACATCCAGGCGGCGGAATCGAAGTACGGCAACCACATGATCGCGAAGAACATGGATACTCTCTCGCCCATGGGACCGTGGATCGTGTTGAAGGATGAGATCGAGGATCCGATGCACCTGGACGTTCGGCTGTCCATCAACGGAGAACTGCGTCAGCACTCGAACACATCTAGCTTGATCCACGACATCCCGGCGATGATCGAGCGGTGGTCATGGGGAACCCTGGAGCCGGGCGACGTCATCGCGACGGGCACGCCCGCCGGGGTCGCGCTCGGCGGGAAATACCCGTACCTGCGAGTGGGGGACTTGATGGAGTGCGCGGTGGAGAAGGTCGGCGAGCTCCGCAACCGTGTGATCGCGGAGCCGGAGGCCGGCGAATGACGACGATGATCACAGGCGTGGGCGCGGTCGGCGCGCACGTCGCATGGAAGCTGCAGGAGATGGGAGAGCGCCTGGTCCTGTATGATCTGAACCCGCGGATCGATTTCCTGCGGACGATATTTGATGTAGATCGAACGAACGTCGTTGTCGGCGATGTCAACGATCTGCGTTGCCTGGTCGCGACGATCGAGACGGAGAAAGTCGACCGAATTGTCCATCTGGCCGGGGTGCTGACCAAGCACCTGAAGGACAAACCCTACGACGGCATTCATTTGAATATCCTCGGCACAGGCTCGGTCCTCGAGGCGGCCCGGCTGAGCGGTGTTAGACGGGTTGTCTTTGCAAGCACGCGCGGAGTGAATCAGCTAGCAATGCCGCCGACACACGGGGAAACTCTCGACGAGGATTTCACCATGCGGGTACTCAGCAACCGACCGAGGACGATGTACGAGCTCAGCAAGCTGACCGGTGAACACTTGGGACTGTTCTACCACGACGCCCATGGCGTGGATTTCGTCGCCATCCGTCTTGCGGGCGGCTTCGGGCCGACATCCGGGGCGCCGAGCGGGCTCACCGGCACCGTGCTGCGTCCGCTGGTGTTTGAGGCCGCGTTGGGCAAGCCGGTCACGATCGACGACCCCTCGCTCACCTACGCGGGTCGACACGAGTTCATCTACTTCAAGGACGACGCGGAGGCGGTCGCACTCGCGTGCTTCAGAGAAGGCTTGAAGAAGCGAGTCTACAACATTCGCATGGGGACCACATACCGATATCAGGAAGTCGTTGATATCGTGCGACGGATATTCCCCGACGTCCCTGTTGAGATCCGCGCGGCCTCGAACACATCAATGAGTCCAGGGCGTGCTCCTCGCGACGACGTCGCCGACACGACGGCGGCGCGTGAGGAGCTGGGGTGGGAACCGAAATACGATCTCGAGACTGGGATTCGGGACTGGGCGGGGTGGATCAGGCGGACTGCACGCGGGACTGTCGACGCGTAGCTCCGCCCGTGCTTCGCGGGTGGGCAGCGTTCGGAGTTTAGAAGGGAGGATGGATCGGTGACACAGGACCGATATGCGGCTGCGCTGGCGAAGGTCAAGGAATATCGAGGTCAGTCCGCGACGCTGGGCCAGGGACCGATGGCCGAGCTCGCGCCCGACGTCGACCGTATGAAGGATGAGTTCCTATGGGGGCTGTTGTGGAGCGACCCGGCGGTTGACATCCGAACTCGCAGCCTGTGTACGATCAGCGCGCTGATTGTTCTGGGGAAAGAGGAGCAGCTCAAGAACCATATGGGTTGGGCACTGCACGTTGGAGTGACCAAGGAGCAGATCGTCTCGATCGTTTCGCAGATGCTGATCTATGGTGGTTTGGCTGGCGCCCACAACGCGATGAGAATTGCCAAGGAAGTGTTTGCGGAAAAAGGCCTGCTGTAACCGACCACGAGCGGCGAGCAGCGCCGGTGACGTCGAGGGGCGATTCGCTGACGGCGCTCATGGCGCCGGAGGCGTGGGCACCAGAGAGACAGCCACTGGCTGTTGACTCGCTGACCGGTCTTTCGATCGTGTTGTCGATGGCGACACTCAGGAGGGAGCAGATCATGGCCGGCCCAACAGCACCCAAGTCATCCAGGGTCGAAACGCGGTCGCCGGACTTCCGGCTTTGGCTCAACGGCCGAAGTTGCCCGGCACATTCGGGCGGAACGTTCTTGCGCCCAAACCCGTTCGACGGCTCCATCGCGGCGGTGTTCGCCAATGGAGATGAGACCGATGCTC from bacterium includes these protein-coding regions:
- a CDS encoding TRAP transporter large permease subunit, whose protein sequence is MAPLLWAHAALTGVVAIAVATTPVIVLVEVAARNVFAVSATWYQDAIALCVYVVTFMGGALAYDRGQHLRLSAHIQRLPKGAQMVVDGAAEWIVLCTAVCIAASSLRLLQVDWIQTMPVLQISETWAVLPLPLGLLIVACIALARIWQLPRRVGVLSGAPVVGVAAAIVLVTHLFPAVWRMFGVSGPMAAVLGTSALCLGVPVAFVFAGAALIYFYLSGTAPLVAAPLAMHSGVGNFVLIALPCFFLLAYLMDEAQLAARLASVVSALLGVVRHSAMYAIIATMYVFSGLSGSKSADIAAVGRALLAICDERGYRRADSAAVLAASAAMGETIPPSIALLVLGSITTLSVGALFLGGLLPAAVMAAALALVVSLRPAPAGKPSVITDRTPLAWWRGVAGVLPIVAGIAFLVGSIVTGMSTPTEASALVVLFMVVLATAAYRSLNWRAATRALVTTSSLCGAILLVVAAASAVSNAVGFSGVLNTVGAIDFGPDWLFFLVSMVVLLVAGAVLEGLPALLLFVPILMPMAAKLGINPLQYGIAAIIAMGIGAHTPPVGIGLYTACVVGDTSVEAVGKAILPYLLVLCAGLLAVLLAPQLSLFLPTVAGLRVR
- a CDS encoding NAD(P)-dependent oxidoreductase; translation: MSVLVTGGTGGIGSGVARLLLTRGHEVVVYDVSPLRPGNKVLDGFGHRLTAEVGSVTEMGRLMDVVRSHRVTGIIHLAGMLPPHMNNLRPIEALSVNVIGTTTVLEVARILGLGPVIVASAAGVMGRAKDVTTLRAEEDVSLPLVGIYPVSKLVSEQLVYTYRQLHKLNTTAVRPRNGYGPGTSYRVQPLYDVVYDAVAGKDVVRKTGGAAIFDYTYVKDLATGVVQLYEMKSRPPHYVYNLARGQGVTMTQVFDAVQKVFPHLRIEVGPGPWEGVVEGGRELDLTVYPAVMPLQDISRAREDFGFDPHWGIERGVADWVRWLQTGEYGEY
- a CDS encoding cyclase family protein — translated: MGRWIDISMALTDGLRSNHSRPGEEFRITYDITPADDPEKRKTVRRINTRLHAGTHIDCPEHLVVGGKRVDQFPIETFVGRAVVAEMRHKAPRGVITAADLDAAVGRAVRAGDILIVRTGWNSRYTEPDFFSDSPFLHPDAAQWCIDMRVKMVVVDCLCDPITAELRIGELDAFKRKVLSAGILVMTNADRLDQITKKEVTLYGFPLRISPSEAAPTRAVVWEE
- a CDS encoding fumarylacetoacetate hydrolase family protein, with protein sequence MKLATYMPRDAQSPNAGIGAVLDGTLIDLNYAYARYLRNVDGELRAYALADARVPRDMIGFLQGGQRAIDAVRRTIQFVRESPADATGISGERLRYELHEVRLLAPISRPGKILGAGKNYLDHAQEGAAAGQAVEIQPFPRGFVKVSSAVIGPDDPVMLPHVTAQLDYEVELAVVIGKPGRYISKARAYDYVAGYTILNDVSARDIQAAESKYGNHMIAKNMDTLSPMGPWIVLKDEIEDPMHLDVRLSINGELRQHSNTSSLIHDIPAMIERWSWGTLEPGDVIATGTPAGVALGGKYPYLRVGDLMECAVEKVGELRNRVIAEPEAGE
- a CDS encoding NAD(P)-dependent oxidoreductase is translated as MTTMITGVGAVGAHVAWKLQEMGERLVLYDLNPRIDFLRTIFDVDRTNVVVGDVNDLRCLVATIETEKVDRIVHLAGVLTKHLKDKPYDGIHLNILGTGSVLEAARLSGVRRVVFASTRGVNQLAMPPTHGETLDEDFTMRVLSNRPRTMYELSKLTGEHLGLFYHDAHGVDFVAIRLAGGFGPTSGAPSGLTGTVLRPLVFEAALGKPVTIDDPSLTYAGRHEFIYFKDDAEAVALACFREGLKKRVYNIRMGTTYRYQEVVDIVRRIFPDVPVEIRAASNTSMSPGRAPRDDVADTTAAREELGWEPKYDLETGIRDWAGWIRRTARGTVDA
- a CDS encoding carboxymuconolactone decarboxylase family protein — translated: MTQDRYAAALAKVKEYRGQSATLGQGPMAELAPDVDRMKDEFLWGLLWSDPAVDIRTRSLCTISALIVLGKEEQLKNHMGWALHVGVTKEQIVSIVSQMLIYGGLAGAHNAMRIAKEVFAEKGLL